From a single Fusobacterium pseudoperiodonticum genomic region:
- the frr gene encoding ribosome recycling factor, producing MSIASDKLVKECEEKMLKTIESVKERFTSIRAGRANVAMLDGVKVENYGSEVPLNQVGTVSAPEARLLVVDPWDKTLIPKIEKALLAANLGMTPNNDGRVIRLVLPELTADRRKEYVKLAKNEAENGKIAVRNIRKDINNHLKKLEKDKENPISEDELKKEEANVQTLTDKYIKEIDELLAKKEKEITTV from the coding sequence ATGAGTATAGCTAGTGACAAACTTGTAAAAGAATGCGAAGAGAAAATGTTAAAAACTATTGAATCAGTAAAAGAAAGATTTACATCTATAAGAGCAGGTAGAGCAAACGTTGCTATGTTAGATGGAGTAAAAGTAGAAAACTATGGAAGTGAAGTTCCTTTAAATCAAGTAGGGACAGTATCAGCTCCAGAAGCAAGACTTTTAGTTGTAGATCCTTGGGATAAAACTTTAATACCTAAAATTGAAAAAGCATTACTTGCTGCAAATTTAGGAATGACTCCTAACAACGATGGTAGAGTAATAAGACTTGTTTTACCAGAACTTACAGCTGATAGAAGAAAAGAATATGTTAAACTTGCTAAAAATGAAGCTGAAAATGGAAAAATTGCTGTTAGAAATATCAGAAAAGACATCAATAACCATTTAAAGAAATTAGAAAAAGATAAGGAAAATCCTATTTCTGAAGATGAATTAAAGAAAGAAGAAGCTAATGTTCAAACTTTAACTGATAAATATATCAAAGAAATAGATGAATTACTTGCTAAAAAAGAAAAAGAAATAACTACTGTTTAA
- a CDS encoding adhesion protein FadA produces the protein MKIKFILGAMLVVGAVSYSAEATDAVAQEVINEVRNIEAEYQALMQKEAERKEEFIQEKANLEKEVKELKEKQLGREELYAKLKEDSKIRWHRDEYKKLLKRFDEYYNKLEQKIADKEQQIVELTKLLEVLN, from the coding sequence ATGAAAATCAAATTTATTTTAGGTGCAATGTTGGTAGTGGGAGCAGTTTCTTACTCGGCAGAAGCAACGGATGCTGTAGCTCAAGAAGTAATAAATGAAGTTAGGAATATTGAGGCAGAGTATCAAGCTTTAATGCAAAAGGAAGCTGAAAGAAAAGAAGAGTTTATTCAAGAAAAAGCAAATCTTGAAAAAGAAGTTAAAGAACTCAAAGAAAAACAACTAGGTAGAGAAGAACTTTATGCAAAACTAAAAGAAGATTCAAAGATCAGATGGCACAGAGACGAATACAAAAAACTATTAAAAAGATTCGATGAATATTACAACAAGCTGGAACAAAAAATCGCAGACAAAGAACAACAAATCGTAGAATTAACAAAATTATTAGAAGTTTTAAATTAA
- a CDS encoding OmpA family protein, whose product MEKRKSTTTIITLLLLLVFSLPALAVQGLTTTQMRENTIRINALEIKNMDITNIEAPKEMTIVLDERALNFDFDKSVVKPQYFEMLNNLKDFIEQNNYELTIEGHTDSVGSNQYNIGLSRRRAEAVKAKLIEFGLPEDRIVGIEAKGEEYPVATNETAEGRLQNRRVEFRLVQR is encoded by the coding sequence ATGGAAAAGAGAAAGAGCACAACAACAATAATAACATTATTACTATTATTAGTATTTTCTCTACCAGCATTAGCAGTCCAAGGGTTAACAACAACACAAATGCGTGAAAATACAATAAGAATAAATGCACTAGAAATAAAGAATATGGATATAACTAATATAGAAGCACCAAAAGAAATGACAATAGTATTGGATGAAAGAGCACTAAACTTTGATTTTGACAAATCGGTAGTAAAACCTCAATATTTTGAAATGTTAAATAACTTAAAAGATTTCATAGAACAAAACAACTATGAATTAACAATAGAAGGACATACAGACTCTGTAGGAAGTAACCAATATAACATAGGACTTTCAAGAAGAAGAGCAGAAGCTGTAAAAGCTAAGTTAATAGAATTTGGATTACCAGAAGATAGAATAGTTGGTATAGAAGCTAAGGGAGAAGAATATCCAGTAGCAACAAATGAAACAGCAGAGGGAAGATTACAAAATAGAAGAGTTGAATTCAGATTAGTTCAAAGATAA
- the pyrH gene encoding UMP kinase, giving the protein MESPFYKKILLKLSGEALMGDQEFGISSDVIASYAKQIKEIVDLGVEVSIVIGGGNIFRGISGAAQGVDRVTGDHMGMLATVINSLALQNSIEKLGVPTRVQTAIEMPKIAEPFIKRRAQRHLEKGRVVIFGAGTGNPYFTTDTAAALRAIEMGTDVVIKATKVDGIYDKDPVKFADAKKYEKVTYNEVLAKDLKVMDATAISLCRENKLPIIVFNSLVEGNLKKVIMGENIGTTVVAD; this is encoded by the coding sequence ATGGAAAGTCCTTTTTACAAGAAAATCTTATTGAAGTTAAGTGGAGAAGCCCTAATGGGAGATCAAGAATTTGGAATTTCATCTGATGTAATAGCTTCTTATGCAAAACAAATTAAAGAAATTGTAGACCTAGGTGTTGAAGTTTCTATAGTTATAGGAGGTGGAAATATATTCAGAGGAATCTCTGGAGCAGCACAAGGGGTGGATAGAGTTACAGGTGACCATATGGGGATGCTTGCAACTGTAATAAATTCTTTGGCTTTACAAAACTCAATTGAAAAATTAGGTGTTCCTACAAGAGTACAAACTGCTATTGAAATGCCAAAAATAGCAGAACCTTTTATCAAAAGAAGAGCTCAAAGACATCTTGAAAAAGGTAGAGTAGTTATATTTGGAGCTGGAACAGGAAATCCATATTTTACAACAGATACAGCAGCAGCTTTAAGAGCAATAGAAATGGGAACAGATGTTGTTATAAAAGCTACAAAAGTTGACGGTATCTATGATAAAGACCCTGTAAAATTTGCAGATGCAAAAAAATATGAAAAAGTTACATATAATGAAGTTTTAGCAAAAGATTTAAAAGTAATGGATGCCACTGCTATTTCACTATGTAGAGAAAATAAATTACCTATAATTGTTTTCAATTCTTTAGTTGAAGGAAACTTGAAGAAAGTTATTATGGGAGAAAATATTGGAACTACTGTTGTAGCAGATTAA
- a CDS encoding FAD-I family protein produces MKNKLILTALLGLLLVGSFAYAEESDDEAKKRLLKEYEKVQKEREKEAERAAKEAEEAAKKQAEEGTQSVQDIANQAPENAEGVVATEGAVVEGEAVAQEEVAPKKARKDMTESEKMDLEVQRIKKRMLEINDKIENYNKTNEMLDNLEKNVGELEKRVSY; encoded by the coding sequence ATGAAAAATAAGTTGATATTAACAGCACTATTAGGACTACTTTTAGTAGGTTCATTTGCTTATGCAGAAGAAAGTGACGATGAAGCAAAGAAAAGATTACTAAAAGAATATGAAAAAGTTCAAAAAGAAAGAGAAAAAGAAGCTGAAAGAGCTGCTAAAGAAGCAGAAGAAGCAGCTAAAAAACAAGCTGAAGAAGGAACTCAATCAGTTCAGGATATAGCTAATCAAGCTCCAGAAAATGCAGAAGGAGTAGTAGCAACAGAAGGTGCAGTTGTAGAAGGGGAAGCAGTTGCTCAAGAAGAAGTAGCACCTAAAAAAGCAAGAAAAGATATGACTGAATCAGAAAAAATGGATTTAGAAGTACAAAGAATTAAGAAAAGAATGTTAGAAATAAATGATAAGATAGAAAACTATAACAAAACAAATGAAATGCTTGATAACTTAGAAAAGAATGTTGGAGAGCTAGAAAAAAGAGTAAGTTATTAA